One Microbacterium marinum genomic window carries:
- a CDS encoding S1C family serine protease produces the protein MSEPRIPGADDDRANGAISNADTSHDAGAGLPPRPPLPGASLASEAAAQTSPSPTPPAHGGHQPATQAYPYGWSGQAFGQPAPAEQTPVVTEPERREDSKVGAGKIVAVLVAAAIVGSVSGIGGAAIGSSMFESSSGTVVQSNPTQVTVNDPDQVNQTTGIAAITLPSVVTISASSSDGGGTGSGVILSDDGYVVTNTHVVTLDGATSDPTLRVTTSDGKVYDAEIVGTDPMYDLAVIKLTDASDLTPIEFADSGSLNVGDTAVAVGAPLGLSNTVTTGIVSALNRSIQIASSAVPDSGEQDDPQGGQQDSPFQFDFGQGQQQSGSGGTISIAVIQTDAAINPGNSGGALVDDEGKLIGVNVAIATAGGSSASSEAGSIGVGFSIPSNVVERVANELIEGGAATHGLLGAMVGNAAEAEDSSIAGALISEVTSGGAAAAAGLKAGDVVTEFNGVPIRDATDLTAQVRALAAGSDASLVYVRDGETLSAEVTLGELTD, from the coding sequence ATGAGCGAACCGCGCATCCCCGGAGCGGACGACGATCGTGCGAACGGCGCGATCTCGAACGCCGACACCTCCCACGACGCCGGAGCGGGTCTCCCGCCGCGCCCGCCGCTTCCCGGCGCCTCACTCGCGTCGGAGGCGGCCGCACAGACGTCCCCGTCGCCCACCCCTCCGGCTCACGGCGGCCACCAGCCCGCCACCCAGGCGTACCCGTACGGATGGTCGGGCCAGGCGTTCGGTCAGCCGGCTCCCGCCGAGCAGACGCCGGTGGTGACCGAGCCGGAACGCCGCGAAGACTCGAAGGTCGGCGCCGGCAAGATCGTCGCCGTCCTCGTCGCCGCCGCGATCGTCGGTTCGGTGTCGGGAATCGGGGGCGCTGCCATCGGCTCCTCGATGTTCGAGAGCTCGAGCGGCACCGTGGTGCAGAGCAACCCCACGCAGGTCACCGTGAACGACCCCGACCAGGTGAACCAGACGACCGGCATCGCCGCCATAACCCTGCCGAGCGTCGTCACGATTTCCGCCTCGTCCTCGGACGGCGGTGGCACAGGCTCAGGCGTCATCCTGTCCGACGACGGCTACGTCGTCACCAACACGCATGTTGTCACCCTCGACGGCGCCACGAGCGACCCCACCCTGCGGGTGACGACCTCGGACGGCAAGGTGTACGACGCGGAGATCGTCGGGACCGACCCGATGTACGACCTCGCCGTGATCAAACTGACGGACGCGTCGGACCTCACCCCGATCGAGTTCGCCGACTCCGGTTCGCTCAACGTCGGCGACACGGCGGTCGCCGTCGGCGCCCCGCTGGGCCTGTCGAACACTGTCACGACGGGCATCGTCAGCGCGCTCAACCGCTCCATCCAGATCGCGTCTTCGGCTGTGCCCGACAGCGGCGAGCAGGACGACCCGCAGGGAGGCCAGCAGGATTCGCCGTTCCAGTTCGACTTCGGACAGGGTCAGCAGCAGAGCGGCTCGGGAGGGACGATCTCGATCGCCGTCATCCAGACGGATGCCGCGATCAACCCGGGCAACTCCGGCGGCGCTCTCGTCGACGACGAGGGCAAGCTGATCGGCGTGAATGTCGCCATCGCCACGGCGGGCGGTTCCTCCGCGTCGAGTGAGGCGGGCTCCATCGGCGTCGGATTCTCGATTCCGTCGAACGTCGTCGAGCGGGTGGCGAACGAACTGATCGAGGGCGGTGCCGCCACGCACGGCCTGCTCGGCGCGATGGTCGGCAACGCTGCAGAGGCAGAGGACAGCTCGATCGCCGGTGCGCTCATCAGCGAGGTCACCTCCGGTGGCGCCGCCGCCGCGGCGGGGCTGAAGGCGGGCGACGTGGTGACCGAGTTCAACGGCGTGCCGATCCGCGACGCCACCGACCTCACCGCCCAGGTGCGCGCCCTCGCCGCCGGTTCCGACGCCTCGCTGGTCTACGTACGCGACGGGGAGACGCTCTCGGCGGAGGTGACGCTCGGCGAGCTCACCGACTGA
- a CDS encoding CDP-glycerol glycerophosphotransferase family protein: MGSFSFGSGNAAQLARVPLHLLGALATKLIPRRADAWVFGCAIGIGEGALALWPHVASGGHPAVWLVDSAEDAADAARHGIPTARRDSLRGFWLTARARFAVVTHGAGDVNRYALDGAFLVQLWHGIPLKRIGLDSPVTARAPLPIPGLSRLVRAAYRRTQRRIRLIPAASHLVRGRLESAFGLDDARVPVTGEPRTDVLFDGDAVTRRERARDVIAGAVGEVGDRRLVLYAPTWRDGAADPAVPTEGQWEQILEVLDREDAVLLVRSHPLGAGDYRTEARGPRVRSLGSDLLPEVTPVLPGIDVLVTDYSSLVFDTAIVSLPVVYLAPDEADYAATRGFYGDYRAVAGPEVAADWSAATAQLATVLSDEEERSARVERARALSRRVHAHRDGRSAERVYRAIVQSWERKRR; encoded by the coding sequence GTGGGGTCGTTCTCTTTCGGTTCGGGCAATGCCGCTCAGCTGGCGAGGGTCCCGCTGCATCTGCTGGGGGCGCTCGCGACGAAGCTCATCCCGCGACGCGCCGACGCGTGGGTCTTCGGCTGCGCGATCGGAATCGGAGAAGGTGCGCTGGCACTCTGGCCGCACGTGGCATCGGGGGGTCACCCGGCGGTGTGGCTGGTCGATTCTGCTGAGGATGCCGCCGATGCCGCGCGCCACGGCATCCCCACGGCACGGCGCGATTCCCTGCGGGGCTTCTGGCTCACGGCGCGTGCGCGATTCGCCGTCGTCACCCACGGTGCCGGAGACGTCAATCGGTACGCGCTCGACGGCGCGTTCCTGGTGCAGCTGTGGCACGGCATCCCGTTGAAGCGCATCGGGCTGGATTCGCCGGTCACCGCACGGGCACCCCTCCCCATCCCCGGTCTCTCGCGACTCGTGCGGGCCGCGTATCGCCGCACCCAACGGCGGATCCGGCTGATCCCGGCGGCGTCGCACCTCGTGCGCGGTCGCTTGGAATCGGCCTTCGGGCTCGATGACGCCCGCGTGCCGGTCACGGGCGAGCCGCGCACCGACGTGCTCTTCGACGGCGATGCCGTAACGCGGCGCGAGAGGGCGCGGGACGTGATCGCCGGCGCCGTCGGCGAGGTCGGAGACCGGCGACTGGTGCTGTACGCACCGACCTGGCGCGATGGTGCCGCCGACCCGGCTGTCCCCACGGAAGGTCAGTGGGAGCAGATCCTCGAGGTCCTCGACCGCGAAGACGCCGTCCTCCTGGTGAGGTCTCACCCGCTGGGTGCGGGCGACTACCGCACCGAGGCGCGCGGGCCACGCGTGCGCAGCCTCGGCAGCGACCTGCTTCCCGAGGTCACGCCGGTGCTCCCGGGGATCGACGTGCTGGTCACCGACTACTCGTCGTTGGTGTTCGACACCGCGATCGTGTCGCTGCCCGTCGTGTACCTGGCCCCGGATGAGGCCGACTACGCAGCCACGAGGGGCTTCTACGGCGACTACCGCGCCGTCGCGGGGCCGGAGGTCGCCGCTGACTGGTCGGCTGCGACAGCGCAGCTCGCCACGGTGCTGAGCGATGAGGAAGAGCGTTCGGCTCGCGTCGAACGCGCACGGGCGCTGAGTCGCCGGGTTCATGCTCATCGCGACGGCCGCAGCGCCGAACGCGTGTATCGTGCCATCGTCCAGTCCTGGGAGAGGAAGCGCCGATGA
- a CDS encoding CDP-glycerol glycerophosphotransferase family protein, with protein MISAQLHAGDEPRLVLAAATSAPRSVRLEGRRARVSGTVETSETGWTATIPLTVSRWGGEVLPIPSGEYSVLVDEDAASLADASLARLGPLNARIHAGRVVASAPVDPDRLTSSGQAALEREYVRTREPLTDSVFFESFYGRNASCNPRAIDAEIARVAPHVVRYWSVVDGSVAVPDGAVPVIEGTPEWWRARGESRLLVVNDWLRRRYRRRRGQRVLQTWHGTPLKRLALHRPGFDPRRAVAVVRESRRWDVLLAQNPYAAGILAKAYAFLRRPVWVEGYPRNDVLTSGDPSPVRRALGIGDSERVLLYAPTWRDDREQMVDFLDVEQLARDADAVLLVRGHSRTLIPGADTVGARVIDVTGYPDIAHLLLVADALITDYSSVMFDFSATGKPMYFFAPDLEHYRGELRGFYFDLAERAPGPIVATQEELTAAVSDAAGPARFADRYAAWRERFNARDDGRAAERVVARLIDQGFIATR; from the coding sequence ATGATCAGCGCACAGCTGCACGCCGGCGACGAACCGCGACTGGTCCTCGCGGCAGCGACGTCCGCCCCGCGCTCCGTCCGTCTCGAGGGGCGACGAGCCCGCGTGAGCGGGACCGTCGAAACCTCGGAGACGGGCTGGACGGCCACCATCCCGCTCACGGTGTCGCGCTGGGGCGGTGAGGTGCTGCCCATTCCGAGCGGTGAGTACTCGGTGCTCGTCGATGAGGATGCCGCGTCACTCGCGGACGCGTCGCTCGCCCGCCTCGGGCCCCTGAACGCACGAATCCACGCCGGACGCGTCGTGGCATCCGCGCCGGTGGATCCCGACCGTCTCACGTCCTCCGGGCAGGCAGCGCTTGAGCGGGAGTACGTCCGCACGCGGGAGCCGCTGACGGACAGTGTCTTCTTCGAGAGCTTCTACGGCCGCAACGCGAGCTGCAATCCTCGAGCCATCGATGCCGAGATCGCGCGCGTCGCCCCTCACGTCGTCCGGTACTGGAGCGTCGTCGACGGGTCCGTCGCGGTGCCCGACGGTGCGGTGCCCGTCATCGAGGGGACGCCGGAGTGGTGGCGCGCGCGCGGCGAATCCCGCCTGCTCGTGGTCAACGACTGGCTGCGCCGCCGGTACCGCCGTCGGCGGGGGCAGCGCGTCCTGCAGACCTGGCACGGCACGCCGCTCAAGCGGCTCGCGCTCCATCGGCCGGGTTTCGACCCGCGCCGGGCGGTCGCGGTGGTGCGGGAGAGTCGTCGGTGGGATGTCCTCCTCGCGCAGAACCCGTATGCGGCGGGCATCCTCGCCAAGGCGTACGCCTTCCTGCGCCGCCCGGTATGGGTGGAGGGCTACCCGCGCAACGACGTTCTGACCAGTGGCGACCCGTCCCCGGTGCGACGCGCGCTCGGGATCGGCGACAGCGAGCGCGTCCTGCTCTACGCGCCGACCTGGCGTGACGACCGCGAGCAGATGGTCGACTTCCTCGACGTGGAGCAGCTGGCGCGGGATGCCGATGCGGTCCTCCTGGTCCGGGGCCACTCGCGCACACTCATCCCGGGAGCCGACACCGTCGGAGCGCGGGTGATCGATGTCACCGGGTACCCCGACATCGCCCACCTCCTCCTGGTCGCCGACGCCCTCATCACCGATTACTCATCGGTGATGTTCGACTTCAGCGCGACCGGCAAGCCGATGTACTTCTTCGCACCCGACCTCGAGCACTACCGCGGCGAATTGCGGGGGTTCTACTTCGACCTCGCCGAGCGCGCGCCCGGTCCGATCGTGGCGACCCAGGAGGAGCTCACGGCGGCCGTGTCGGATGCCGCGGGGCCCGCTCGGTTCGCCGACAGGTACGCCGCCTGGCGGGAGCGGTTCAACGCGCGAGACGACGGCCGTGCGGCGGAGCGCGTCGTCGCTCGCCTGATCGATCAGGGGTTCATCGCCACGCGCTGA
- a CDS encoding glycosyltransferase: protein MPVLNERDYLENAVATVLSQEVAEPLELILALGPSRDGTTALAERIAARDPRVRLVANPAADIPVGLNLAIRAAQYETIVRVDAHSELDPGYTRQALATLRRVGAANVGGVMRADGRTAFQRAVARAYNSRIGLGGGAYHGGAEEGPAESAYLGVMRRRVLEDVGMFDESIRRGEDWELNLRIRAAGYRVWFDPKLAVTYWPRESWARLVRQFIATGTWRGELVRRFGRRNSLRFFAPPALVVLVAVAAVVAVLHAVGALAGAAGILAWTLYAPLVAYAAIVLFVAVASGGSLRERIWLAAVVPSMHLAWGLGFIGGLTRGAKHTVDTSRLDRNTPLP, encoded by the coding sequence ATGCCGGTGCTCAACGAGCGGGACTACCTCGAGAACGCCGTGGCCACGGTGCTGAGCCAGGAGGTGGCGGAGCCGCTCGAACTCATCCTCGCGCTCGGCCCCTCCCGCGACGGGACGACCGCCCTCGCCGAGCGCATCGCCGCGCGTGATCCGCGGGTGCGGCTCGTGGCGAATCCCGCGGCCGACATCCCGGTCGGGCTCAACCTCGCCATCCGGGCCGCACAGTACGAGACGATCGTCCGTGTCGATGCGCACTCCGAACTCGACCCCGGGTACACCCGGCAGGCGCTCGCCACCCTCCGCAGGGTCGGCGCCGCCAATGTCGGGGGGGTGATGCGGGCGGACGGTCGAACCGCATTCCAGCGGGCGGTCGCCCGCGCCTACAACTCACGGATCGGGCTCGGCGGCGGCGCCTATCACGGCGGCGCAGAGGAAGGTCCCGCCGAGTCGGCGTACCTCGGTGTGATGCGTCGCCGGGTGCTGGAAGACGTCGGCATGTTCGACGAATCCATCAGACGCGGGGAGGACTGGGAGCTCAACCTCCGCATCCGCGCCGCGGGGTATCGCGTCTGGTTCGACCCGAAGCTGGCCGTCACATACTGGCCCCGGGAGAGCTGGGCGCGGCTCGTCCGCCAGTTCATCGCCACGGGAACCTGGCGCGGCGAGCTCGTGCGGCGGTTCGGTCGCCGGAATTCGCTCCGGTTCTTCGCGCCGCCCGCCCTGGTCGTCCTCGTCGCCGTCGCCGCCGTGGTCGCGGTCCTCCACGCCGTCGGAGCCCTTGCAGGGGCCGCCGGCATCCTCGCGTGGACCCTGTACGCGCCGCTCGTCGCCTACGCCGCCATCGTCCTGTTCGTCGCGGTCGCCTCGGGCGGCTCACTGCGCGAACGGATCTGGCTCGCCGCCGTTGTGCCGAGCATGCACCTCGCCTGGGGCCTCGGTTTCATCGGCGGTCTCACGCGCGGGGCGAAACACACCGTCGACACCTCACGCCTCGACCGCAACACCCCGCTCCCCTGA
- a CDS encoding SCO4848 family membrane protein, with amino-acid sequence MTPLLIGLLLVNAAFNVLVWPTFYRRVARDPRARDASGRPARFLIVHAVLIGAALLLAAASAVVAIIALTA; translated from the coding sequence GTGACTCCGCTGCTCATCGGTCTTCTGCTGGTCAACGCCGCGTTCAACGTCCTGGTGTGGCCGACCTTCTACCGGCGGGTGGCGCGCGACCCGCGTGCGCGCGACGCATCGGGACGGCCCGCACGGTTCCTGATCGTGCACGCCGTGCTGATCGGTGCAGCCCTGCTCCTCGCCGCGGCGTCAGCCGTCGTCGCGATCATCGCGTTGACGGCCTGA
- a CDS encoding NTP transferase domain-containing protein yields the protein MTTQIVILAAGMGSRLGRSLPKPLTALGDGRTIMGQQHDNIRAAFGADAKITTVVGYRAETVVDAFPDAEYVYNDRYDQTNTSKSLLRALKATGKGGVLWMNGDVVFDPRVLGRALSLIEAEQSFVTVNTAKVSDEEVKYTVDAQGNIAELSKSVVGGLGEAVGINFISRADKAALIAQLGRVDDQDYFERGLELAIAENGVRVQPLDISDLYAVEIDFAEDLERANLFV from the coding sequence GTGACCACCCAGATCGTCATCCTCGCCGCAGGCATGGGCTCGCGTCTGGGACGCAGCCTTCCCAAGCCCCTCACCGCGCTCGGCGACGGCCGCACCATCATGGGGCAGCAGCACGACAACATCCGCGCGGCGTTCGGCGCCGACGCGAAGATCACCACGGTGGTCGGCTACCGCGCAGAGACCGTCGTCGACGCGTTCCCGGATGCCGAGTACGTCTACAACGACCGTTACGACCAGACCAACACCTCCAAGAGCCTCCTCCGCGCGCTGAAGGCGACAGGCAAGGGCGGCGTCCTCTGGATGAACGGCGACGTCGTCTTCGACCCCCGCGTCCTCGGCCGCGCACTGTCGCTCATCGAAGCGGAGCAGTCGTTCGTCACCGTCAACACCGCGAAGGTCAGCGACGAAGAGGTCAAGTACACCGTCGACGCCCAGGGCAACATCGCCGAGCTCTCGAAGTCCGTCGTCGGCGGCCTGGGAGAAGCCGTCGGGATCAACTTCATCTCCCGCGCCGACAAGGCAGCCCTCATCGCGCAGCTCGGCCGCGTGGACGACCAGGACTACTTCGAGCGCGGCCTGGAACTGGCCATCGCGGAGAACGGCGTGCGCGTCCAGCCGCTCGACATCTCCGACCTCTACGCGGTCGAAATCGACTTCGCCGAAGACCTCGAGCGGGCGAACCTCTTCGTCTGA
- a CDS encoding ATP-binding cassette domain-containing protein: MPPRPQPETDLAPDRGSAVPPPPPAVPAAEAAAARADAADGRDTMSPPSPSGAQGADSAVAERIDDIPPKPPLPAASRPPRKKRAPRKNAPAAPAVPDKPEIPAAVAAASYQGAAQEPMATPEPLVAPEPEAFVEPAPEPEQVILPEPDPAPVVEPEPASEPEPESEPEPEPEPVVEPEPEPEPVVEPEPEPEPVVVPEPEPEPVVVPEPEPEPVIEPEPEPVMDADAETFKEPERSDVEASDLELLLGDGDADDAEAVAEGGEPAAVPAPWHPPHDIAGNAGEAPALRLRGVTKSFGQTRAVDAVDLEIPAGSFYGLVGPNGAGKTTTLSMIAGLLRPDSGTVEIAGVDLGRDPRGAKAQMGVLPDRLRTFDRLSGRQLLHYYGVLRGLRPAVVAERAADLARAFDLTSALGRPVSDYSAGMTKKLLLAGAMIHAPRLLVLDEPFEAVDPVSSGVILEILSTYVASGGTVILSSHGMDLVERVCDGVAVIVAGQVLARGTVDEVRGDHTLAERFVQLAGGRSDVEGLEWLHTYSD, encoded by the coding sequence ATGCCGCCCCGGCCGCAGCCCGAGACGGACCTGGCTCCGGATCGCGGTTCCGCCGTTCCGCCCCCGCCGCCGGCGGTGCCCGCGGCCGAAGCGGCCGCAGCTCGCGCCGACGCCGCAGACGGACGCGACACCATGTCGCCACCCTCGCCGAGCGGCGCTCAGGGTGCGGATTCCGCTGTTGCGGAACGGATAGACGACATCCCGCCGAAACCGCCCCTGCCGGCCGCATCGCGGCCGCCCCGGAAGAAGCGCGCACCGCGGAAGAACGCGCCCGCGGCGCCTGCCGTCCCCGACAAGCCCGAGATCCCCGCCGCTGTCGCGGCCGCGAGCTACCAGGGCGCGGCCCAGGAACCGATGGCGACGCCCGAGCCTCTCGTCGCCCCGGAGCCGGAGGCCTTCGTCGAGCCTGCACCTGAGCCTGAACAGGTGATCCTGCCCGAGCCGGACCCTGCGCCCGTCGTCGAGCCCGAGCCGGCGTCCGAGCCCGAGCCGGAGTCGGAACCCGAGCCCGAGCCGGAGCCGGTGGTCGAGCCCGAGCCCGAGCCGGAGCCGGTGGTCGAACCCGAGCCCGAGCCAGAACCGGTGGTCGTGCCCGAGCCCGAGCCAGAACCGGTGGTCGTGCCCGAACCGGAGCCTGAGCCCGTCATCGAGCCTGAGCCTGAGCCGGTGATGGATGCCGACGCGGAGACCTTCAAGGAACCGGAACGCTCAGACGTCGAAGCGTCCGATCTCGAACTGCTCCTCGGCGACGGTGACGCGGATGACGCCGAGGCGGTTGCCGAGGGTGGAGAGCCCGCGGCAGTGCCCGCGCCGTGGCATCCGCCCCACGACATCGCCGGAAACGCCGGCGAGGCTCCCGCGCTGCGCCTGCGCGGCGTCACCAAGTCCTTCGGTCAGACGCGCGCGGTGGACGCTGTCGACCTCGAGATCCCCGCCGGAAGCTTCTACGGTCTGGTCGGGCCCAACGGTGCCGGCAAGACGACGACCCTGTCGATGATCGCAGGCCTCCTGCGCCCCGATTCCGGAACCGTGGAGATCGCGGGCGTCGACCTCGGTCGCGACCCCCGGGGAGCGAAGGCCCAGATGGGGGTGCTGCCCGATCGGCTTCGCACCTTCGACCGCCTCTCGGGGCGTCAACTGCTGCACTACTACGGCGTCCTCCGAGGCCTCCGGCCCGCGGTCGTCGCCGAGCGTGCCGCCGACCTTGCGCGCGCGTTCGATCTGACCAGCGCCCTCGGTCGCCCCGTCTCCGACTACTCGGCGGGCATGACCAAGAAGCTCCTCCTCGCCGGAGCCATGATCCACGCGCCGCGACTGCTCGTCCTCGACGAGCCGTTCGAGGCCGTCGACCCGGTTTCCAGCGGCGTCATCCTCGAGATCCTCTCGACGTACGTCGCCTCCGGCGGCACCGTCATCCTGTCGAGCCACGGCATGGATCTCGTCGAGCGGGTGTGCGACGGCGTCGCGGTCATCGTGGCGGGTCAGGTCCTCGCTCGCGGCACCGTCGACGAGGTGCGTGGGGACCACACCCTCGCGGAACGCTTCGTGCAGCTCGCCGGGGGACGCAGCGACGTGGAGGGTCTCGAGTGGTTGCACACGTACTCGGACTGA
- a CDS encoding DUF3039 domain-containing protein, whose product MSTPIDSPDQGGLATLDRELEELIREETIEPGDHERFSHYVKKDKILESAITGKPVRALCGKKWTPGRDPEKFPVCPTCKEIYASMTS is encoded by the coding sequence ATGAGCACCCCGATCGACAGCCCCGACCAGGGCGGCCTCGCCACTCTCGACCGTGAGCTCGAGGAACTCATCCGCGAGGAGACGATCGAGCCGGGCGACCACGAGCGGTTCTCCCACTACGTCAAAAAGGACAAGATCCTCGAGTCGGCGATCACCGGCAAGCCCGTGCGGGCGCTGTGCGGAAAGAAGTGGACGCCCGGGCGCGACCCGGAGAAGTTCCCGGTGTGCCCCACGTGCAAGGAGATCTACGCGTCGATGACGTCGTAG
- a CDS encoding nicotinate phosphoribosyltransferase: MSTPTALLTDRYELTMLDAALRDGTAARRCVFELFGRRLPGGRRFGVVAGTGRLLGLLRDFRFDEAEIAFLRDNGVVSRETIRYLEDYRFTGSITGYREGEIYFPGSPILTVEGTFAEAVILETLALSVLNHDSAVATAAARMSIAAGDRPLAEMGSRRAAERSAVAAARAAYIAGFSATSNLEAGRAWGVPTMGTAAHAWTLLHDTEEDAFRSQIASLGVNTTLLVDTYDIAQGVATAVAVAGTELGGVRLDSGDLPTVAASVRAQLDDLGATSTKITVTSDLDEFAIAALAASPVDSYGVGTSVVTGSGSPTAGMVYKLVARQANDGGWVSVAKASTSKASVGGRKTAFRLRDPHGVATAESIVVADGFEQSPAARDRADARALQVTLVEGGDIDVAHEGADGVAAARAHHLRVREELPVMALALSRADPALPTVYDVIDA; encoded by the coding sequence ATGAGCACCCCCACGGCGTTGCTGACCGACCGGTACGAACTGACGATGCTCGACGCCGCCCTCCGGGACGGCACGGCGGCGCGCCGATGCGTCTTCGAGCTGTTCGGTCGGCGCCTCCCCGGCGGGCGTCGTTTCGGTGTCGTCGCCGGGACCGGCCGCCTGCTCGGCCTCCTGCGGGACTTCCGCTTCGACGAGGCCGAGATCGCCTTCCTGCGCGACAACGGTGTCGTCAGCCGCGAGACCATCCGCTATCTGGAGGACTACCGCTTCACGGGCTCCATCACGGGATACCGCGAAGGCGAGATCTACTTCCCCGGCTCCCCCATCCTCACGGTGGAGGGCACCTTCGCCGAAGCGGTCATCCTCGAGACCCTCGCCCTGAGCGTCCTCAACCACGACTCGGCCGTCGCGACGGCCGCCGCCCGGATGAGCATCGCCGCCGGCGACCGCCCGCTCGCGGAGATGGGCTCCCGACGTGCCGCGGAGCGATCCGCCGTCGCCGCCGCCCGTGCCGCGTACATCGCCGGCTTCTCAGCGACCAGCAACCTCGAGGCCGGACGCGCCTGGGGCGTCCCCACGATGGGCACCGCGGCTCACGCCTGGACGCTCCTGCACGACACCGAGGAGGACGCGTTCCGGAGCCAGATCGCATCGCTCGGCGTGAACACCACCCTGCTCGTGGACACCTACGACATCGCCCAGGGCGTCGCGACCGCCGTCGCCGTCGCCGGGACCGAACTCGGCGGCGTGCGACTGGACTCCGGGGACCTCCCGACCGTCGCCGCCTCCGTTCGCGCCCAGCTCGACGACCTCGGCGCGACGTCGACGAAGATCACGGTCACGAGCGACCTCGACGAGTTCGCGATCGCCGCTCTCGCGGCATCCCCCGTCGACTCCTACGGGGTCGGGACATCCGTCGTCACCGGCTCGGGGTCGCCGACCGCGGGCATGGTCTACAAGCTCGTCGCCCGCCAGGCGAACGACGGCGGCTGGGTCTCGGTGGCGAAGGCGTCGACGTCGAAAGCCTCAGTGGGCGGGCGCAAGACGGCGTTCCGACTGCGTGATCCCCACGGCGTCGCCACCGCGGAGTCGATCGTCGTGGCCGACGGCTTCGAGCAGTCGCCCGCCGCCCGTGATCGCGCAGATGCGCGCGCCCTGCAGGTGACGCTGGTCGAAGGCGGCGACATCGACGTCGCGCACGAGGGAGCAGACGGTGTCGCAGCCGCTCGTGCGCACCACCTGCGCGTGCGAGAGGAGCTGCCGGTGATGGCGCTCGCGCTCAGCCGCGCCGACCCCGCGCTGCCGACGGTCTACGACGTCATCGACGCGTAG
- the murI gene encoding glutamate racemase, translating to MTDAPIGIFDSGVGGLTVARAVSQLLPRESIVYIGDTAHSPYGPKPIADVRRYGLEVLDTLVDEGVKMLVIACNTASAALLRDARERYDVPVVEVIGPAVRTAVSTTRNGRIGVIGTSGTIGSGVYQDMLGVDERLTVFAQACPRFVDFVEAGVTDTPDVLRVAEEYLAPLRHAGVDTVVLGCTHYPFLEGAISYVMGPDVSLVSSDTETAKDVYRQLVSRDLLAGPEARPTHVYEATGESAEDFIRLADRLMGRGVSAVRLVQTGAIDLPKGTP from the coding sequence GTGACGGACGCACCCATTGGGATCTTCGACTCCGGGGTCGGCGGACTCACGGTGGCGCGAGCGGTCTCGCAGCTCCTGCCGCGAGAGTCGATCGTCTACATCGGTGACACCGCGCACTCGCCCTACGGGCCGAAGCCGATCGCGGATGTCCGCCGGTACGGCCTCGAGGTACTCGACACCCTCGTGGACGAGGGCGTGAAGATGCTCGTGATCGCCTGCAACACGGCATCCGCCGCTCTCCTGCGCGACGCGCGCGAGCGGTACGACGTCCCCGTCGTCGAAGTGATCGGGCCGGCCGTGCGGACCGCGGTGTCCACGACGCGGAACGGACGGATCGGTGTCATCGGGACATCCGGCACGATCGGATCGGGCGTCTACCAGGACATGCTCGGCGTCGACGAGCGTCTGACGGTCTTCGCGCAGGCGTGCCCGCGCTTCGTCGACTTCGTGGAGGCAGGCGTCACCGACACGCCCGACGTGCTGCGCGTGGCCGAGGAGTACCTGGCGCCGCTGCGGCATGCGGGCGTCGACACCGTCGTCCTCGGGTGCACGCACTACCCCTTCTTGGAAGGGGCCATCAGCTATGTGATGGGACCGGACGTGTCCCTGGTCTCGAGCGACACCGAGACGGCGAAGGACGTCTACCGTCAGCTCGTCTCGCGCGACCTCCTCGCCGGGCCCGAGGCTCGGCCCACACACGTGTATGAGGCGACGGGTGAGTCCGCGGAGGACTTCATCCGGCTCGCCGACCGTCTCATGGGTCGCGGCGTCAGCGCCGTCCGTCTCGTGCAGACCGGTGCGATCGACCTACCGAAGGGAACCCCATGA